One Dictyoglomus turgidum DSM 6724 DNA window includes the following coding sequences:
- a CDS encoding formate--tetrahydrofolate ligase encodes MKRILEVVLELGIPEEFFIPYGWYVGKVKWNYYKEIQNNPSGKLILVSAMNPTPYGEGKTTTTIGLGDAIRRLSYRSFVCIREPSMGPVFGIKGGAVGGGKAKVVPEDIINLHFTGDIHAVTSAHNLLSALIDNHIYHGNELSIDVRQIFWKRCLDMNDRQLRFIVSGLGGRANGIPREDGFDITAASEVMAIISLSRNISELKERLGNIVIGINKNGMPVLCKDIGAQGSMSVVLKDAISPNLVQTLEGTPAFVHGGPFANIAHGANSLIATEMALKLSDYVITEAGFGVDLGAEKFFNIKCRLGNIKPSAVVIVVSVRALKFHGGIKKDLEGENIEAIKKGLPNLLHHVDVIRDVFKLPVVVALNRFPKDSEREIEYVLSELRDRNIRVAISEVYEKGGLGGIQLAQEVIKAIEEDKNEFSYLYDLNESYKDKIDKICKRVYGAREVIFSESAKEDLKRIESWGFVNLPVCMAKTQYSLSDNPKLLGRPEDFVINVQGVKISGGAGFLVVYTGNIMTMPGLPKVPSAYNMDLDENGNIIGLL; translated from the coding sequence TTGAAAAGGATTTTGGAGGTTGTTTTGGAGTTAGGAATTCCCGAGGAATTTTTTATCCCTTATGGGTGGTATGTTGGAAAAGTTAAATGGAATTATTATAAAGAAATACAAAATAATCCCTCAGGTAAGTTAATCCTAGTAAGTGCCATGAATCCTACACCATATGGAGAGGGAAAAACTACTACGACTATTGGATTAGGTGATGCCATTAGAAGACTTTCTTATCGTTCTTTTGTATGTATTCGTGAGCCATCTATGGGTCCTGTGTTTGGTATAAAAGGGGGAGCTGTGGGAGGGGGTAAGGCAAAGGTAGTTCCTGAGGACATCATTAATCTTCACTTTACGGGAGATATTCATGCTGTTACTTCGGCTCATAATCTTTTATCAGCTTTGATAGACAATCATATCTATCATGGGAATGAATTGAGCATTGATGTAAGGCAGATTTTTTGGAAGAGATGTTTAGACATGAATGATAGACAATTGAGATTTATTGTGAGTGGGCTTGGAGGAAGAGCAAATGGTATACCTCGAGAAGACGGTTTTGATATAACTGCAGCTTCGGAGGTTATGGCAATAATATCGCTATCAAGGAATATTTCTGAGTTAAAAGAAAGATTAGGTAATATTGTAATTGGGATTAATAAAAATGGTATGCCCGTTTTATGTAAAGATATAGGAGCTCAAGGATCTATGAGTGTAGTTTTAAAGGATGCTATATCTCCTAATTTGGTTCAAACTCTTGAGGGTACTCCTGCTTTTGTGCATGGTGGTCCTTTTGCTAATATTGCCCATGGTGCTAATTCTCTTATTGCTACCGAGATGGCACTAAAACTTTCTGACTATGTGATAACAGAGGCTGGTTTTGGTGTGGATCTTGGAGCAGAGAAGTTTTTTAATATTAAATGTAGATTAGGAAATATAAAACCAAGTGCTGTAGTAATCGTGGTATCTGTAAGGGCATTAAAGTTTCATGGTGGAATAAAGAAAGATCTTGAAGGAGAAAATATAGAGGCTATAAAAAAGGGTCTTCCTAACCTTTTACATCATGTGGACGTGATAAGAGATGTTTTTAAATTACCTGTGGTGGTAGCTTTAAATAGATTTCCTAAGGATAGTGAAAGGGAAATAGAATATGTACTTTCGGAGCTTAGGGATAGAAACATAAGGGTAGCTATTTCGGAAGTTTATGAAAAAGGGGGCTTAGGTGGAATTCAACTTGCTCAAGAAGTGATTAAAGCTATAGAGGAAGATAAAAATGAATTTTCCTATCTATATGATTTAAATGAAAGCTATAAAGATAAAATAGACAAAATATGTAAGAGAGTATATGGGGCAAGGGAAGTAATATTTTCTGAGAGTGCAAAAGAAGATTTAAAAAGAATTGAAAGTTGGGGTTTTGTAAACTTACCAGTTTGTATGGCAAAAACTCAATATTCTTTATCGGACAATCCCAAGCTTTTAGGAAGACCTGAAGACTTCGTAATAAATGTTCAAGGAGTGAAAATCTCAGGCGGGGCTGGTTTTCTGGTAGTTTATACGGGTAATATAATGACCATGCCAGGACTTCCCAAGGTTCCCTCTGCTTACAATATGGAT